The DNA region acAGCTTCATCATTAGTAAACCCTGAGTCGTCCTTCCCTCTGCAGATTGAAGATGTTAGCGAGCTGGTTAGCTGTCACGGCTCTTCTTGCTGCCTCAGCGAGTCCGGCAGCGGCAGACCGAGGGCCCCTGACCGTCGCTGCAACCtgcagggtcaaaggtcatccagAGCTGGAGCTGACTTTAAACTGTGGACACGGAGGAAACACAGGTCAGTTATCAACATGGACATAAagagctctgcctccaaatcTGAGCAGTTCACTGAGAcatcctttattttatttgtgatgaTTAAACATCTAATATTTAAAAGGTTTGACTCAGAGTTTCACTAAATACTAATAAAGCACCTAAAAGAATACAGAAAaaggttttgttgtgtttctaaaaCAGAAGTAAACTGGGCATTCATAAGGGAAATGTTTAGTAGCAGATTAATCCACATGGAAAACTGGGAGAGGaccaagatggacgacatggcaactccacaaaagtgaagccaaagcatcttgatcgccccctggtggttggatcAATTCAATGCGTTTGCATATCAGATATTCTGGCTTCACTTCTGTACAGTGGGAGAAAGTGTAGctgttcatctttatatacagcctcTGGTTCAGagctccacctgcagctctAACATCTCACCTGTCGTCGCCTCCTCTAGCAGGTGTGGTCCAGTACTGGCACACCCCCTTTGGAGACCTGCGGGCCCCTGGACCTCCCAGTGAACTGGATCCTGTGTTCATGCACCCGGACGGGAGCCTGGTTGTggccaacagcagcagcctccacagCGGCCTGTACTACTgcctcctgcagcacacagaggGAACCACACTGTGGCCGTACGAGCTCCACGTTGGTTCTCACCATCAGGAGAACCAGGAACATGAGAGCCAGGACCaggacagcagctgcaggacgcTCAGGATCAGGAGGAGCGCTGcgtctgaagaggaggagaagccggGGGGGGTTTCAGATGGAGAGCTGGCAGGAGCTGTGGCAGCGTCGGTGCTGCTGACCTTCGTGTTGGGATTCAGCGCTGGAGCTCTGAGCAGAGCTCATGTTCTCAGGTACTTCAGGTGCTTCACACAGGGATTCAAACGCTCTCTGTTCAATCATTTTGCAGATGTAAAGATGGAATAATTGTGTGAATAATAAATCTAATCTACATTTTTCCTCTCAGGTGTCTGGGGGCGATCCCTGCAAAGCTGCGATCACTACGCCCCCCCGCCGTGCCACACCGTGACCCTGAGCTTTCCATGAACACACTAACATCCATGTACGACAACGAGGCCACGGAGACGACAACTTCAACAACACACTCATCTCCTCCTGTCAAACCCCAGAGGAGCTTCAGGCTGAAACGAGAGGAGCAGCAAGACATCACCACCTACCTGGAGGGATGTGACaacatgaaggaggagaagagaggcatggaggagcaggaggagccggaggaggaggtggagcaggaggaggaggacaaggcaGGAAGAAGTCTGGGggaaaataaagcaggaaaGAAGGACGAGGAAAGAGAAGTCACTGTTCTTTATCAATTAGGAGACCATGGAGGAAGTCAAAGTGAAACAGATGAAGTCAAGTACAGTGACaatggagaagagagagatggagggagcagggaggaggaggagaaggatgcaggtgagagggagaatagcaggagggaggatgaagagaggagaggaagtgagcaggaggtggaagggaacagggagaaagagaatgaTGAGACAGAGGGAGCTGAAGGAGAAATGGACAAAGACATTTCTCAACAATCAGAAACAGAAGATGAGAAGCTGAACAGGAAAACATCAGAGACGCAAGGAGGCAtcatgggaggaggaggaggaggaggaggaggaggaggagaagctttgTCCTCCCCGCCCTGTTCGGCCCGTCGCAGCCGCATCATTCGTCTTTACCAGTACGACGAGGACGGCCATCGATACGGCCACCTGCCTGACCCCGCCCCCGATGAGCCAGTCCCCGCCCCCAGGCTGAAGCagcgctccctctctctgacacGCCTCAACGCAATCATGGCCGCCGCCTCAGCAGGGCCGCTGGACGGGGGGGAGacgaggggggagggggagaggccACACTTCCACATGGAAATATGACTATGAATTATATTGTATAAAGGATTTTTCTACACTCAGccacaaaactgaaaataaactaAACGTGGACTTTAATATTTTCATGTGGTTTAAATGACGTATGATTATCTAGTTGTTTGTGAAATCAGTTTTATCTGATGCAAGTTACTTTTCAACTATAGCTCATCTTCGAGCATTTGTGAAAAGTTGAGCCAAATTCTGAAATCCTCTTGAAGATGTGGACGGTGAATGTTCACGAGCCAAACCAGGGCTTCGTAAGGTCACtctgaacttgacctttgacctccaaattccAATctgttcatctttgagtccagaATCTTAAGAAATTACCACAAGGCGATCTTGAGATGGAATAttcatgagaaataaaaacatattcccTTTAAATGTCTGCTCCTAACTCTGTCTatccaatacacacacacacactccatcaatcaagagcctcagctgtcaatcatgtctcAGCCCGttgattttataaaataattaaatcaaaaccaaactatCATAAACATGAATAGTTGAACAAACAGTATGAGACCTAAACTGACAGAACCTGTCAGAAAAATGGATTTGATGTCTACTTTGACTTTGTAGTTTGTTTCATGTCAAATCAACTAACATCaggagacagggtttatgacctgtcctctagccagccaccagggggcgaacaAGAcacttcacttttgggagcagtcatgtcgtccatctttctttatTGTACAGACCGAACCCTGAGACGTCTTCTTCAGCTGTTTGGTGAATGAAGCCTTTAGTTTGTGGTAATTATCAAGAAGCAGCTCgtcacattttaatttccttttttattactgtgaaaacatctatcaacaatacacaaaatggggaaaaaataattatcaagaaaacaaattccacaTCCCTTGTCTCAGttctttttttggtttgtgtgttttcttagtTCAGTTTCTTTATTCCAAATTAAccctatttaaaaaaagtctaCTCTCTGAGAGAAAGGCCTCTTGACAACAGTTGGCTGATGATGAACAGAGACGATCTCTGATGGGATGTGACTGTACCCAGAGTCCACAGCGATGATTCTCcagtccatgtgtgtgtctgtgtgtgtctgtgtgtgtgtgtgagttcagctgtttttcttttcacaataGATTCCTCCTGcgtttgtggtttgtgttttttctccctcttcctcctttttggTGTCCGGTTGTTGTTGCTACGATGCTGACCAAGTTTTCTGCCATTCCACAAACTCATCTAGCAGCACTGGCCCTGAGAACAAAACCAGTTCAGTTAAAACAAGCTGgttccagacatgaactctggaatgTGTCTGGTTGGTTTACTCACAAGCTCCATCTTCATCGTAGTTACTGAGGTCTGTGTTGATGGTTCTGCTGAACTCCAGGACGTTGTACCACTGGTCCTTATTCATCCCCTTGTACTTGGACTGCTGTGGGGGAGGAGAATGAGGGGGAGGGCGTGAGGAAGCAACACAGCGATGGGAAGATTGAGGAAAGGAAGAGTGTTCTCTGCTTTTACCTCCAGGAACTGGTGGAAGATGGGGAACAGGGGCCATGTTCTCCCCAGCAGTAAAGCCAGCATAGACTTTGCTGTGTCCATGTCCAGACTCCTCTGGTCTCTGTCCTGATCACAAAGACATGGAGGACCAGAGTCATCACAGATCTCCACctcaaccaaccaatcaatatGTAGCTCAACATCCCCGTCTGTGTAGTGAAGACTTTCAAGGAATGTACTTAATAAGCAGAGTTACTGGGTCACTGCAGAGTGATGACAATCAAAACCAAGAGAACCAACTCACTCTGGAGAAGTCGAAGGCGTATCTGTAGATGTTTTTGAAGAGGACAGAATCGTTGAGCTCACCGCGCATGTAATCCAGTTTACTCTGTAACCTCTCTGTGCAGTCACACCTGCAGGACGGGGGGGAGACAAAAGACACATTGTAAAATACACGCACTTCAAGGGTTTTTCCTTCAGGTCACTGACAACTACAGACAGAGGTGAGACACCTGAGCAGACAAGATACATCTCATCTGTAGGTCTGTGAGTTTCAGTTGCtcaaaatcaaattcatgtttacatttaaaatacaagTGTTCTTACTGTAATACTGTCATTCCCCTGAGCCACTCTTCTTTTGTGAAGAATCCCATATGAGCTGCTTCTAGATGCCAGGCTAAAACTAACATGAcaatctgaaacacaaagagacaaagaatcCTCATGAAACTTCAGCTTCATACTTTTGCATGTACACGGTCGGTAAATAGTTACTAAAGTTGTTTGCTTATAGATTAAACATTTCTTTATCCAAATATTAACTAAAATCTGCAAAGTGCAGCTgccaacatttatatttgactaAGTTTGCAAATGTGTCAttaaacagcagcttcacacgTTTTACGGGGAGTCGTTACACTCGCTCTGCTGAGAGTCAGAACAGGAAGCTTCAGATATCaatggtgtttttatttctgggtTAATGGTCGCTGTGATTCCTCAGTGGGACCCAAGGCGACTCACATTCTCTGGTTCCACACCGATGTCTTCACAGAACCTCTCCATGGCCTCTGGATCCACCACCTTGTCGGCTCCAGCGTACTTGTGGAACCAGGCCAAGCACTTCCTGCTGGAGAATAGCTTGTCGCTGCTGATCGGCCTCGCTCCGCGGATCTGAGGTCGAGTGAAACTGCAACAAAGTTTTAAAATACCATGAAGAGACGATGAAGAGACATCATCATGCAGAGGCGACGCAGACTCAACACATAAGGTCAATGTAAAAAGCAgctacacacagagagggaccTGTGGGTTTTGACGACAGCAGATACTCAAACACTAGTTACTGGTTGAGGCAGATGCTGCGGATCACAACACACCAAGTGAAGCTGTGGATGCAAATCTTAAAATTTCATAATTCTACTTTTCATTTGGAAGAAGGTCcaatttcttcttctgttggtTTCACAGAAAAGTCTTTAAGAGTTTAATCACGTTCATGTTTAGATCAAACTATCAGAGAAGTGTTTCTGTTGAACTTCATTGTGATAGTTCAGTATCCAAATctaggtgttcctaataaactgactGTTTAGACACGTCCTGCTGTGGTCTGAGGCAGCGCTGGGTAAGATGACAAGTATCAAGAGTGCTGTGTTTTCCAAGTGAGTAAAAATAACGGGAATCACACGTGAAGCTGGATGTGCTTCTGAGTGCAACTTTAAAAGGGTCCACATGCATCTCCTCACATTCCCTCAGCACACAGCGGAGGGAAATGAGAAGGGTGGGGGGGTTCAGGTGAAAGACAACCCTGCCCGACCTTTTCAGGCGCTGCAGGTTCAGCCAGAGGTCGTCCTCTCAGCAAAGAGCCTCTTACTCAGCAGATTCTCACTGAGTGTTGGACGTACAAGATGGGAAACGAACCCAGGACCCAGCCTGGGTCTCACCCCCAGACAGAGGTGAGAACAGTTCAGAGTGGAGGCAGGAGCCTTTCAAGGGACTTTGTGAGACCCAAGCTAAAGGAACTCAAACTTGAAGGGGCTTCTGATCAGCTGTTCATGAGACCCCCATGAGCTCCAGACCCCAGGCAAAGGAATGCGTTGCAGAACCTGTTGCAACTCCCTGAGAGGAGAGTTGATGCAATGCAGACAGACGACCATacaagacagtgtgtgtgtgtgttgtgttcacctTGTGATTTTACACTTGTGCTCATGATCATCTGCACCAGGgagttttctcttcttcttcacaggCATCACTGAGCCTTTAACAGGCTTCACTAGCTGGGCTACACACAGGAAGTAAATCACATGTTGTAAGAGGGTCGTGACATAACGTCCAGCAGCCAGCCATCGATCATGTGGACAACGACTACATGTGGTGGATAAAACCCGTACCTGTGTATTTCTGGCTTCCTTGTCCATTCAACTCGAAGAGATTCTGCGATAGAAGAAATAAGGTCCTCAGTTAAATGATGaaattaacattaatattaagACATGGGTTTGTTTAAATGCTggattaataataaacaactaCATACAAACTTGTCCAGTGTGTCTGTTGCTGTGGTTTCAGCTGGAGAAGGGTTTTCCTACGAGGAGACATAGAATCAAGACAAGCAGAACATCAGAGAGATTAATACATAGACAGATAGTtaggtaaacaaacaaacaagataaatagatagatcaAAATAAACCATTGTTGTTTTCAGCTGCTTTAACGAGTTTTAAATCTGTTCTGAGTCCGTTgaggagacacaaacagcaCGAGATCCGGAAGCTACTTCACTTTAGACCGAACTGGATTCAGTCACATAACGAACATTGAATGGAAAGATTCACTTCCCTCAGACTAAAGTGTTGTTTTCCATTTGGAGAGTTTACATCTTTACTCTGTGATGGTTTATTTGAATCTTGTGATCggttttaattgatttatgtttcctgtgttgttttgttgctgcttGTGAATGTTTCTGGTTCTCAGGCCGGATCTCAATGTGACTGCACGAttacataaaacatttaaataaataaaacatgtcgCCTCcctataaaataaacagaaatacacagacCTGGTCGAACAGTGGAAACCAGTAGACATTATGGATTTAAACATTAGTCACATACACTAAGTACTGGAATAATAGTAATACtcataataatagtaatactaATCATAAATACTCCCACTCAGTGTCTGATCACTGGTTTCAGTTGTGACTCAATCAGCTGAGACTGATGCGTTGATGCTAGCTGAACGAGGCTAACGAGGCTAGCATGACGTCTTTCCCACATCGTGGTCAGATCTCGCGGCTGCTGGTGGATTATCCGTCAGGGAAACTTTAACCAGCAGGTAATCTgcaggttgctggtttgaatccggtCCCTTCTCTGCCGGGACGCTTCTTTTGTTTGCTGTGTCGGCGGGCGTCAGAGCTAcgatgctaacgttagctcgtGTGTCAACAGCAGCTGAGGCTCGAGCACACCGGATAACAGACGGACGGTCGGTTGGTCTGGATCACAGACGCCAGGTGAAgaagcttcacctcctctcatcactcactttcttctctttcttctccttcttctctctgaggATCCAGCTCcacctgcttcttcttctccgggAGCTCAGTTGTCGCCGGCGTTTCCGGGGGAGTGGACTATACCATCTCTTTATGGGGGGTGTGATGAAGAACAAATGTTCGAGTCTAGAGCAAAATGTTCGGACATGTATatatttagggttagggtttttacAACGATAGATAAAGGAAACAACCACTGTGTCTTATATTATTAAATTTGATAAAACAACTACTGAAAACCCTGTTAAAAACAGATGAATAAAGGGCGCCCCCCCCGCCAGAGCAAAGACAGTGAagcgttgttgtttttttaaggagCAATCCGGTGTTTTTGGCTCTCACGTGTTGTCCCTGGACTCGAACCTCAGctgttaaagggatagtccACCTTGGCCTCACTACCCGCCCACCACTGGAGGGGGGTGACGTGTCGCAGTCTCAGGGGTCAACCTGATCCAGTGTGAAGTCAATAGTGACCTGTGGTCCTGTCTGGAGCCACTAGCCCTCGCCCATGGGGGGACGAGACCAGACCAGTGAGAACTCCCAGTAAGTTCAAAGTGAACGTGGCTCCAGCGGACGATCACACACAACATTCAGGTTGAACACGTTTGAAGAATCGAACCGAATTTACATTGTAaaggattctgctgcaacaaggTTTTACCCTGAATCTCCAGAAGGGTGTTgtggactccccccccccccccccccccctccatccacatggtggtgagtagatgagtgaatttaaatttgggGTGAACCATCTTTTTAAGTCTACTTCAGGGACCTCACTGGAAACACTTCAGCTGCAGGACATGAGGCATGAGGGGGTTTATCCTCTGGGAACCACAAATGTATTTGTGTCATCTGTGTTCGATTCCACTTTCTGGTGATGAACTGCGGCTCGGACATGTGGCCAAAGAATacataaaaatctaaatttttaCATCACTGAACATTGATAATGATCACTTTGTtggtcacattattatttctctaAAGTTTGAAGAGCTCCTGAGGGAAGTGTTTTAAGGGATGAGCCATTCATGAATAATTGGGAGAATTCTCCTTTCAATTTTTAACTAATCAATTAGGGATACAGAGCTGCAGGATATTTTCTACAAATCAGCTTTAATCACTTTAATCAAtaattgaaataatgaaaaaaattgaattatttgTCATCTGTGTATAGGAAtgggaagaaggaaaagaaaactatttttgtttagatttgtatttatttttcccagGAAATGGATTattcaacttttaaaaatatttgaaacAGGCAAAACCAAATGCAGCACATGAAAGTATCTGAACCactcacaaccccccccccccccgactccaACAGCACAAAGTTGAATGTCTTTACACGATGTAGTGTCGTACTCTCAGCTGGTGCAGGTCGTGACTGATTGTGTTTAGTTCAAGTTTTGTCATCACACAAAGCTGCAGGTCAATTTACCCCCATTATGTTGCATTAGGTTCAGAGGTGTTCCTAATATTCTGCCCCCGTAATGTGTTTGAATAGGGATAGATCAGAATATAATGTACAACATAACTTTTAAACACAACCTCAGGAACAGAACATTGTTTCATTTACACATGTTGCCAAAAAAGACAGTTTGAGTTTTGTTCTGTCCGATTGTTCTAAACCGAGTGTCTGTTTTGAGTATTgggaaaaaagtattttttaactttgacaaaaagagtaaattaaattgaaagatCTGACAAACTGTTGTAAACAAGCTCATGAATCCTAATAACTCTGGGCTTCACTGTGGTTGATTCAAACATTGTGAATGATGTTcagaaataatattaataagcTTCTGTGGGTCTGAGTGAACCTGGAGGTGCTTCCAGCAATTTGACAAACTGCAGCTAAGAATCTAATCTTTGAAGTGAAAGTAGTTTAGGGAGATAAAATTCGATCAAAGTTTCTTTTCTGTGACTTAAACTGAGACCTGCAGTAAATAAACACTGTGGATGTGAACGATGAGAAATCATctttcaacaacaaaacaaaaacctttcAACCCACATGCTGAAGAACATTCTTCataaatatagaataaataaagaccccccccccccactcacacacacacacattcacggttctgtttcctgctcatAGATTTCATCATCAAGTTTAACAGGAAATCCAGAGTCTGAGCAGAACAACAAAAGCTCACAGAAATAACgagatttttaaataaatgtttcctcATGATTGAAATGTTATGACAGCAAACCTCAGACATCAATGCAACTGATGACACTGGTTTCACTCAGGAGAGTTTTTCACACCGAAAAGATCCAAGATCCACTGTGAGTGTCAATCGCTAAATGATGAAATATAGGAAATGTCTAAAAAAATGCAGCGATATGAATCAGGATGTGAAAATCAATGTTGAGATTATTTCAGCTGctttaacatatttttaaatatttttcaagaGTGATTCCATCCGTCAACATCACATGTTGTCCGactatataataaaaaaatcgtATCTCTGACAAATTATAAGAAACTGTgagaaaaacttaaaataatgtaaattatgttttgctCCTGCAGCAAAATATCTAAAGGTTATTTGTCACATTAATGATCAAGTTTCAAACGAGCAGCAAAACTTTTCAGACCTTTGAGGGATTTGTTGTCAAATCTTATTCGTCAGCAATGTtacaaaaatcacaaaaattgctaaattttctttttaaattgtaacgcaaaagaaaaatcaaagaTGAAGAGTAAAACTCTGATGGAGTAGATAGTGAGTGAGATGAGTCgcagtgtgtgttcagggtcagaggtcagggtcagACTCATTTTAAAACTTGATCTTGATTTTACTCTCTCGTCCGTCTTCTGCAAATCACACATGAAATCGACCGACTGTAACAAACCTGCAAACTTAATAAAATcaagaaaagttaaaaaaggtCTGAACCAGATCCTTTGTGACATATCTTCCGATTTTCCTGGGACTGAACTGAAAAGAACGACATTCACAACCTTCaatctcaatgtgtgtgtgtgtgtttgtgtgtgttttactggcgtacataaaacaaaaaagaagaccCTGGTGACTGGTAACGTCCGTCTTTGATTCATTCAGCTACTTTTTAATCTCACAGGTTTTCACACACATAATAAATAGTTTGCAGTTTGATAATTGTCCCGcacactgacccacacacacacacacacacacacacacacacacacacacacacacacacacacacacacacacacacacacacacacacacacacacacacacacacacacacacacacacacacacacacacacacacacacacacacacacacacacacacacacacgggggtGTTATCTTTTGATCAACTTAACCTGATTTTGTTAACgaacaaaatgaaaactaaacaCTTGCATGTTAACGGCAGCTCGTCATTTCTCcactgaacaaaaaaacaaaaacatcatagAGCAGCATGCTGTTgaaagtgcacacacatacacaaataaaagacacacCATGCACCCGAACCCCagacgtacaaacacacacacacgcgcacacacacacacacacgatttgGCAAAATACTCCTCGGTAGTTTGAACTAGTCTGTGTCCACTTCTCCTCAATAGTAGTTTCACTCGCAGCTCGTTGCTTCCTTGTTCAAAAATAAGACCAACGTAGATAATAGGAGGGATGCAAGATGGCTGCCGCTGAGACGACAGCTGTGGCATCAAGTGAAAGCAAAGGATTGATATCAGCGTGTCCTCctcacagctcctcctcctcctcctcctcctctgcagtcgGCTGCTGATGAAAGTAAGGCAGGAAGtacttcatttaaatgtctcaatatttattttcttctgaaGTTCCGGCAGACGGCGCCCAGCATTGTCCTTCTCCTCTGATCTGACACTAGAGGGCGGCAGAGACAAACGCAGCCTGATGACTCGACACTACGCTTTAAAATGACTCCAGATGACACACTGGCATCTCACGAACATTAAAAGGCTTATTCTTGTCCTTCAgcaccctccctcctcatcaccacccctctcctcttcttcaaactcgTCCTGCAGGTTTCTAAAGCGCCGGTCGCAGGCCAGGAGTTAAAAACAGATCCTGAAGCACAGCCTCCATCGCAGCCTAAGCCATGTAGAGGAAGGTGTTGATGTCGGCCTCCTCCCTCTTTATGTACTTGTGTTCGATGAGCCACTCAATCTGCTCCTTGATCATCTTCTTCTGGGGCAGGAACATGTTCTTCAGGATCTCCACCAGCTCCGTCTGCAGCTGAGCGTTGCTGAGCCTCTTCCTCATTTTCATGATTTGGATGATGGCCTCCTGAGTTGGAAAAAAACAGTGAATGTTGTGAAAGCCTTTAGAAGCTGCATTACGCCTCTGGCCACAGCGTGTTGTAAAGATCCTTTCAGACCATGTGAGTGTTGTATTTTCAAACCTGAGTTCGGAGTATTCTGAGCTGCACGATTCCttcgttctcctcctctctcattcGCTCAGTGGTCAGCTGCAGGCGACCAATCAGATTGATCTTCCCTCGCTTCTGGACTTTGGAATTCttgctgagaaaaacaaaaacaaaaagcagaaacCAGAACAAAGACAATCAATGACCAGTCGTTTCTGGTGAGGCATCAACACGCACAGACCTCAACATGCTGGTAACTCATTGGGGAACATGCATATTTACtttttctaaatttaaatacaaactttaAAACCGTCTTATTCTTCAGTATAACAAGTGTTTAGGAACAAAAAGTAATTTGCcatgtcttttaaaaaacacatttcgtATTTCTAGAAACCCAGGAGGGAACTTACATGAGGGAGAACTCCTGGTTGACGTAGAAGATGGTGCTGTCGGTGAAGTCTTTGGGAGAATTAACTGAAGGATCGTAAGACAGCACCTGCCTCTTCAGTTTGGGGAAGGCGACGAGTGactgaagagaaagaaaagagcagaagagATTTATGTTAAGTTACTAAATATCATCGATACTTGAGTTATAGAAACGGCCGGCGTGTAAGTTCCATTACTGCTGAAGATATTCTGATGTTTACATTTGAAAGGACTGAACTATCTCTGCTTGTAAAGATTTGTGCCGTTAAGAAGAAAATATGCACAAACATAATTCATGATGTTTTTATAGATAAGAAAATGTTTCAGTCCTAaagatggtttgtgtgtttatatctgCTGAATACAGATATGGATCTTTATTATTGATACTgg from Platichthys flesus chromosome 4, fPlaFle2.1, whole genome shotgun sequence includes:
- the dcun1d5 gene encoding DCN1-like protein 5; translated protein: MPHVLQLKCFQLEHLFFITPPIKRWYSPLPRKRRRQLSSRRRRSRWSWILREKKEKKEKKENPSPAETTATDTLDKFNLFELNGQGSQKYTAQLVKPVKGSVMPVKKKRKLPGADDHEHKCKITSFTRPQIRGARPISSDKLFSSRKCLAWFHKYAGADKVVDPEAMERFCEDIGVEPENIVMLVLAWHLEAAHMGFFTKEEWLRGMTVLQCDCTERLQSKLDYMRGELNDSVLFKNIYRYAFDFSRDRDQRSLDMDTAKSMLALLLGRTWPLFPIFHQFLEQSKYKGMNKDQWYNVLEFSRTINTDLSNYDEDGAWPVLLDEFVEWQKTWSAS
- the LOC133951416 gene encoding uncharacterized protein LOC133951416 → MLASWLAVTALLAASASPAAADRGPLTVAATCRVKGHPELELTLNCGHGGNTAGVVQYWHTPFGDLRAPGPPSELDPVFMHPDGSLVVANSSSLHSGLYYCLLQHTEGTTLWPYELHVGSHHQENQEHESQDQDSSCRTLRIRRSAASEEEEKPGGVSDGELAGAVAASVLLTFVLGFSAGALSRAHVLRCLGAIPAKLRSLRPPAVPHRDPELSMNTLTSMYDNEATETTTSTTHSSPPVKPQRSFRLKREEQQDITTYLEGCDNMKEEKRGMEEQEEPEEEVEQEEEDKAGRSLGENKAGKKDEEREVTVLYQLGDHGGSQSETDEVKYSDNGEERDGGSREEEEKDAGERENSRREDEERRGSEQEVEGNREKENDETEGAEGEMDKDISQQSETEDEKLNRKTSETQGGIMGGGGGGGGGGGEALSSPPCSARRSRIIRLYQYDEDGHRYGHLPDPAPDEPVPAPRLKQRSLSLTRLNAIMAAASAGPLDGGETRGEGERPHFHMEI